Below is a genomic region from Lepidochelys kempii isolate rLepKem1 chromosome 5, rLepKem1.hap2, whole genome shotgun sequence.
GTTGTCTCACTCTCGCCTCTAGGAGTGATGGTGTCAACTTACCTAAACTGGAATCTGTTCCTTTACCAGACCATCTTTACCTGACAATAGAAGATATTTGTATTTTTACCAGctaaattggctttaaaataaccAGCCTGCCATAGTGGGCATCTCCTAtgtagactcatagatattaaggtcagaaggcaccattatgatcatctcctATGTAATTCAGTATCCAGGGAGACTCTTACACTACTCACTCAAGAGGTCCCTGAAGGCTCCCCAGTGGTACCTTCTCAAttcagtgttctgtgtgtgtagtcAATGGCTACTACCTTCAGCAGGATAACTTCTGTCAGTGATTGTACTCTGGGATGAATGGAATTAGCCCCGGTACAATCTAGGAAAAGACTAAAGTAGGAGGGTGCCTCTGATGAGCTGTGCAGGTATCCTggtgctccccttgggaggcatTGTTGGGTCTAGAAGTCTGAGGAGAAGCTTTGGGAGTGTGTAACGCCAAAAGACCCTGGTaatgggcaggatcaaacctgggacctctggtcctaaatgcatgagcctctactgcatgagttaaaagccaTAAGGCTCTTAGCTAAGACGGTAAAGCCAATAAATTAATCTCTGCCTCTCTAACTGGTCCTGGTGCTACGAGATGGGACAGAAGAACACACCCACAAGATGTGTGGATTACAAGTGCATCCCTGGGCTTGAAGAACTGGCTGTCTCTGAGCCTGCCTTAGATCAAAGGTTTAAGGGCCTGGCCTGCTCTCTGTAGAGAGAGACTTACTGCAGGGGGACAACCTGGTCTGGCTCTTAGAGAAAACGGACCGGGAGCAGCTCTCCTGGTATTCCTACACAAGATTGATTTCACTGTTTCCTGCTGTAGCCACTCAATATTCCTTTTTGGGTCTTGCAGGGACATCTCACTCCACCATGTCTGCTAAGGAAAATGAACCACAGGTGGAGATCCAGGCAAAGGAGCAACAGGTGGGTCCCTCCTGGGGAGGCAGGTGTGCTTGGCGGCTGGAAAGGCTGTTCTAGCTTGAATGTctccactgctggagacagggactCGTAACCACAACACTAGCCAATGATTCTAGCTCTCAGAGTGCCGTAGTCACTGCCCACATGTGCCTGCTGAATCTGGGAGGAGCACAGGTGACCCTGTGAATGCTGTCTGCATTAGAACACTGGCAAATCCCATTAATTGCAATGCCCAGTGGGGGCATTGTACCGGGTGCTGGACCGAGACATGGTTCCTGATCGAGAGAGACTGCACTTGGAAAGACAAAAGGTCTCTCCATTCCTGCTCTCGCTGACGGAACGAGATCATGACACAGTTCTGTTTTGTTGGTGGGTGTGCTAGGATGGAAACGGCATTCCTGAGACCTTGCTGAATATAGGCAGCTGTTCCAATGGAACCAGGCTTCTGGGTCTGTAACTAATCTCACAGGCAGGCCACTGAAACCCAGGTGAAATGGACAGGAGACTgtcctcagagctgggcagtctCCTACAGAATCAGTAGTTGCAGAGGAAAAGAGACAGGAGGGGCACCTTGAgaagccaggagctcttcctcaactgactcctctttccctcccctagACTGCAGGGGACAGGGTGGCTGGCCTGCCCTTGGTCAGCTCTACCTGTGAGATGGCCTCTGCCAGCTACGCTGCCACCAAAGAAACCCACCCAGCCATCAAAGGGGTCTGTGAGGTAGTAGAGACTGGGGTGAGGGCCATCACCTCTGCTGCCATTACCGGGGCACAGCCCATCCTGGACCAGCTGGAGCCACAGCGTGAGTAAGGGAAGGGAGGCAGGAACACTcctgtgtgtgtggcgggggaggtGGGTCTGGGGGCAGGCTCAGCCTACAGTGGCTCTAGGCCCACTACTGAGCTCGGCCTCCAACTGGCCGCAAACAGAATCCACAAACTCCCTTCTCCTGCTTCCCTGAACTCAGCGAGCTCCTAAACTTGATCTGGCCAAGGCATTGGCCTTGTGCGGAGGAGTTCTGacggctgcagcagctgctggtggggATTCCTGCTCAGGTACCAGGGGTGAGCTGGACCAGCCTAGAggcaggcagtgcccagccacaATCCCTGGTGTGCATGGCTGGCCCAGTACCACACAGCCACATGCACTGTGTATGGGACCTAATGCCATGGAGCAACACCTGCTAGAGGCTACAGGAAGCAGCTCCCATGCTAAAAGGATCTGAGCCCATGGCAGGCACTGGAGACTCCTGAAAACCTCTaggagaagctgggggtggatGAACAGATGACTGgcagccagatctcctgactgCTAAACCTGGCTCTGAAACAGACTGGCTCCATAGCCTTGGGCAAATTGCCCAAACCCTCTTCCTTGGCTTTCCCATCAGTAACCTGGGGACACTTGCTTAGGAACACCAGTCCTCCAGTGTACAGGGATTAGCAGCCCCACGAGATCTGTGCACATGAAGGAATTAAGGGAACGAGTTCTGTGGTTATGTTTCAGTTGCAGCAGCCAATGAATATGCCTGTCGGGGTCTGGACAGACTGGAGGAGCAGCTGCCCATCCTGCAGCAGCCGATTGAGAAGGTAACCACACGAGTGTCACGACTGGTCCTGGAGCAGGATGAGGCTGTGGGCCCTTCATTTCTGCTAGGTGTTCAGTGACCTCTCTTCTGACCCCTTTTCCTCTAGGTGGCTTTGGATGCCCAAAAACTCGTGCGTGCCACAATGGTGGGTGCCAAGGATGCAGTCTGCAGCCCGGTCACTGAGGCCAAGGATGCAGTGACCAGCATGGTGGGCATGGCCCAAGGGGCTGTCCAGGAGAGCGTGGAGGTGACCAAATCTGCCGTGACCAGCAGCATGAGCACAGTGATGGGCTCCTCTTTGGGGCAGATGGCTGCGAGTGTCATAGACACAGCATTGGGGAAATCTGAGCAGCTGGTGGACTACTACCTCCCCATGACAGAGGAGGAGCTCGGTAAGTTCCCCTCTGCTGAATACAAACCAATGTGACCCTGGTGTCTTTGGGCACGGCTTGGACTCTCAGCTGTTCACAGTACTCACAGCTGAGCTGCCAAAAGAGCCACCTCTCCTTAAGGCTAGCTTGCAACCTAGCTTGGCTACTAGCCCTCCCTTAGTTCCTTCATGCTGGGCCCTCTGCTAGCCCTCTCTGATGGCTCTGACGCTTCTCCCTGTGCAGCTACCTGCTGCCTTACTGGTCGGTGCTGCAGGGCATCCAATCGTGCCCTGGGAAAGATTGCATCGGTCACAAGCTTTGGgagggctgaaggcatccctgccTTGTATCCTGGCCCTGCCAACCGGTGgtgcaagtagattttaactctTACCAGTATGGCAACTCATGGGAGGGACCCAAAAACGGGGGGAGGcacatgaccccccccccccccaaacgaCCCCACCCTGCCTTGTGTGGGGGGCtctacagaccccagacaggagatgcaACTACATGGAAGGGCTGGTGGGGGGCCAGCTGGGGGCGGTACAGACACACCGGAGGAGGTGCCagcgttctgctcctttcgctgctgCGGTTCCTGAGAGCCCTGCAGTTTTCAGCGGCTACTGAAAGTCATTCCAGTACATTATCCCAGCAACAAATGTCTTAACGGCACGGCGTACCTGACCTTACTGCCTGACTTGCACCACTGCTGCCAActgccctcttcccccttccagcTGAGCTTGCCACAACTCCCCTGGAGGGGCCTGGAGAGGCTCCTGCAGAGCAGCGGACTTACTACGTCCGCCTGGGTTCCCTGTCGAGCACGCTGCGCCAGCGAGCCTACCAGCACGCCCTGGGCAAGATGAGACAAGCCAGGCAGCGCACCCTGGAGgccctctcccagctccagcaaaTCATTGACCTGGTAGGAACAcgacccctctcccctgccctgtagCTGCTGTGGGTCacggtctgtcataaatataaagggaagtgtaaaccactttaaaatccctcccggtcagaggaaaagtcctctcacctgtaaagggttaagaagctaaaggtaaccttgctggcacctgacctaaatgacgaatgaggagacaagatactctcaaaagctgggaggagggagaaaaccaagggtctgtgtctgtctatatgctgcttttgctgggaacagaacaggaatggagtcttagaacgtttagtaagtagtctagctaggtatgtgttagattatgatttctttaaatggctaagaaaagATTTGTGCTGGCTACAAGGACTATCccagtctgtgtgtcttttttgtaatttaaggttttgcctagagggattctctgttttgaatctaattaccctgtaaggtatctaccatcctgattttacagaggtgattcctttacttctattaaaagtcgtcttgtaagaaaactgaatgctttttcattgttctaagatccaagggtttgggtctgaggtcacctatgcaaattggtgaggatttttaccaaaccttccccacgaagtggggtgcaagggttgggagggtttttgggaggaaagacgtgtccaaactacgtttcccagtaaacccagttagagtttggtggtggcagtagaaattccaagggcaaagggtaaaattaatttgtaccttggggaagttttaacctaagctggtgaaagtaagcttaggaggttttcatgcaggtccccatatctgtaccctagagttcagagtgggggaggaaccttgactcTGTCTCTGCAGCCTCCCATGCTCAGTGCCATTGGCACTGTTTGTTCCTGGGCCCAGCTGTGTCGCTGCAGTagtgctgcctgcctgctgcccacACCTAGCTGTGGGAGAGCTTCCCTGGCCAGCCgcctcctgctcttcccagctaACTGCCCTCTCCTCCTGCAGATCAGCCATGCCAAGCAGGCCGTAGATCAGAAGCTTCACAATGGCCAGGACCGTCTGTACCAGATGTGGCTCCAGTACTGCAGGGGGAAGTTGGAAGGGCAGGAGGATCCTGACTCCGCAAAGGTATTCTCCTCCTTCTCGCCCTCACAGCCTTGCTCCAGTGAACTCCCCCCATCTGCAGGGGAGACTTGCAGATACTccagtctctctttctccttccagcAGGTTGAAGCTCAGGCTCTAGCCACATCCCAGACCCTCACCCAGCAACTGAAAACCACCTGCCTTACTCTCCTGGGCAGCATCCAGGGCCTTCCCAGCACTATCCAGGACAAGGCCCAGCAGGTCTCGAGCAGTATACAAGAGCTCCAGGCCTCCTTCTCCAGTGCCGGCTGTTTCCAGGATCTGTCCAGCAGTGCCCTGGCCCGGAGTCGGGAGATGGTGACCAAGGCCCAGGAGTCCCTGGATGAGCTGCTGGAATACGTGACGCAGAACATTCCCCTGGACTGGATCGTGGGACCCTTCACTCCTGCTGGAGACTCTCCACCGTGTCCTGTTGagctggtggaggaaggaaagaaggtgGAGGCCTGAAGGGTTCCCCCTGCTGCTGGAAGGAATCCAGCTGAATTGCCTGCATAGCTAGTGTGGGGTCTCCCTGCTGAGGCCACAGTTCTGCTTTGGCAGATGGTGGACTGAGGTCAGGTCTTCCTTCTGCAGAACCTGAATGGCCTTTCCCAGGCCCACTTCTCCAGAACCATGTATTACCAGTTACAGGGTGGCATCACTAGTCATGCAGGACTGCATCCCTTGCAGGGCTAGTCTGCTTCTCTCAGGACATACATACAGCTGTCTTCCTCTGTACATAGGAAGTGCTCCTGAGCTTGATCTTTTCCCTAGCTTTCTAATGTGTAAAACTAGGGTTTAATGTTACAATAAACCTCAACTGCATTCAAATTTCTGTCTGCTTAATGTGATTCCCTCCCTGGCTCATGCTCTGTAGAAACATATACTGTAGAGGTGACCCCATGCCCCTcttcttcacacacacaaaccccctcCACCCACTTTCTCTGGAAGGGCTCCAGAATGGCTGAGCTCATCTCCTGGGTGAAGGCATCTCTTCAGGTGCCTCCATTTGACACTCTTCCATTGAGACTTTCCTCATGTAGAAGAAGGCAACAGTGTTCTCCCCATTGAGAACACTCGTCTGGCTTCCAGTGGCTAGCAAGGCAACATTACAGGCTCTGAGACCCAACTAACAGAGGGAAAGACCCAGGTTGTTGAGATAGTGCCCTATGGCCTTGAGAGGAAATGAGGTGTGTGGAGAACTGAGAACCTACTACTGGTAATGAGCAAAGTTAAAAGGGTCACATACAGTGGTGGGAGACTGCCGGGCCTTGCCTCTAGTTCAGTGCAAGAAGCTCAACAGGTTGGAAGTGTCTAGGAAAAGATGGTGAATTGACAACTCCAGGCAACTGGGAtttaacaaaacacacacagggaaactagctgcaagagagagagcagcagatAGTCCTGCTGAAGCATGGACATCAGCCAGCCTGCATCCTTCCTACCTGCCATTAGCCAAGCACCTGCCTAACATTTCCTACTGCCTAGTGTAAACCTAGCCAGGCTAATGGCTCAGGGTTGTGGGAGATCCATAGTAGGACCAGTGCTGGGCTtgtaatgcattttcctgagagcTTGTGTCTATGCTTGAAGTCACAAGTGCCTAGTGTCATCTAGGCAGCTCCATCACTTTTGCTTATCCTAACTCCGGCTTGAGCTATTAATAAGCTTCAGGCAAGGAAATGTCTCTCGGGTTCAGCACTGCAACAGCACCATGAGCAGGAATGGGTGTGTAGCTCTCAAAGATAGAGACTAGTAATCAAAGTGGTGATGGATGCAGCTCCCAGGGCTAGTTACTCCTGATCTCATTGAACAGGGCCTGTCTTGTACTCCCAGTGGACTGGGGCTACAAAGGTTTTCATAGACCCCTAGAATATGGGGGTTGGAATGGACCgtaggaggtcatctaatccaaccccctgctcaaagcaggaccaatccccagttaaatcatcccagccagggttttgtcaaacccgaccttaaaaacttcaaaggaaggagactccaccaccttcctaggtaacgcattccagtgcttcaccacccttctagtgaaaaagtttttcctaatatccaacctaaacctttcCCACTACAACTTGATACCAttgatccttgttctgtcatctgtaccactgagaacagtctagatgcatcctctttggaactcgaGACAAGTAGcagaaagtagctatcaaatcccccccccccaccttcttcTCATCTGCAGggtaaacaattccagttccctcagcctctcctcataagtcatgtgttccagtcccctaaacatttttgttgccctctgctggacactttccaattttttcacatcctttttgtagtgtagggcccaaaactggacatagtactccagatcaGGCCTCACAAGTGTTGAATAGAGGAGAACAATCATGTCTGTCGAtttgctggcaatacccctattTACACaacccaaaatgtcattggccgtcttggcaacaagggcacactgttgactcatagccagtttcttgtccactgtaacttcgaggtccttttctgcaggaaaagTCAGAAACTCCCTAACTGACAGTGAGCGATCACTGAGGCTAATTTGCCTGTGTAACTGGAAGTGTGTTACATACCCTGCTGTGTTCTGGATTAACAGAGGCCTCTCCAACACACTAGCTAGGTGGAGCCCTGCTGGGGTGAGTAAAGGTCCTAGTCTGCTCCTTTTAGGAATATGGAAGAGTAAGTGTAGACTTCAGGAGTGCTGGTCAGCTAACGTGACTTCTGTATCCAAGCCCAGTGAAGCTCTTTCCTCTTTCGTCCAAGTCTAATAAAATGTGTGATGTCAATGAGTGGATTTCACATCAACAGATCTTAGCTT
It encodes:
- the LOC140912137 gene encoding perilipin-3-like yields the protein MICRWKHLTEVADSAETGVLGTSHSTMSAKENEPQVEIQAKEQQTAGDRVAGLPLVSSTCEMASASYAATKETHPAIKGVCEVVETGVRAITSAAITGAQPILDQLEPQLAAANEYACRGLDRLEEQLPILQQPIEKVALDAQKLVRATMVGAKDAVCSPVTEAKDAVTSMVGMAQGAVQESVEVTKSAVTSSMSTVMGSSLGQMAASVIDTALGKSEQLVDYYLPMTEEELAELATTPLEGPGEAPAEQRTYYVRLGSLSSTLRQRAYQHALGKMRQARQRTLEALSQLQQIIDLISHAKQAVDQKLHNGQDRLYQMWLQYCRGKLEGQEDPDSAKQVEAQALATSQTLTQQLKTTCLTLLGSIQGLPSTIQDKAQQVSSSIQELQASFSSAGCFQDLSSSALARSREMVTKAQESLDELLEYVTQNIPLDWIVGPFTPAGDSPPCPVELVEEGKKVEA